From Haloglomus litoreum, the proteins below share one genomic window:
- a CDS encoding translation initiation factor IF-2 subunit beta — protein sequence MDYESSLTRALDALPERSAEASRLSVPDPEAQADGAFTRFTNLDAVADALNREVDHVHSFVQRALATAGQLSEGVGRYNGRFDGTDFDAAISDYVEEYVRCSECGLPDTRLVTENGTQMLRCDACGAFRPVSKRRSTSQQQADAVEKGGRYTVEITDTGRKGDGVAKRGGYTIFVPGTQEGDVVDVYIENVSGQLAFARTE from the coding sequence ATGGACTACGAATCCTCACTCACGCGGGCGCTCGACGCGCTCCCGGAGCGGAGCGCGGAGGCCTCCCGCCTCTCGGTCCCCGACCCCGAGGCCCAGGCCGACGGTGCGTTCACCCGGTTCACGAACCTCGACGCGGTCGCCGACGCGCTCAACCGCGAGGTCGACCACGTCCACTCGTTCGTCCAGCGCGCGCTCGCGACGGCCGGCCAGCTCAGCGAGGGCGTCGGCCGCTACAACGGCCGCTTCGACGGTACCGACTTCGACGCCGCCATCAGCGACTACGTCGAGGAGTACGTCCGCTGCTCGGAGTGTGGCCTGCCCGACACCCGCCTCGTCACCGAGAACGGCACGCAGATGCTCCGCTGTGACGCCTGCGGTGCCTTCCGACCCGTCTCGAAGCGCCGCTCGACCAGCCAGCAGCAGGCCGACGCCGTCGAGAAGGGCGGCCGCTACACCGTCGAGATCACCGACACCGGCCGCAAGGGCGACGGCGTCGCCAAGCGCGGCGGCTACACCATCTTCGTCCCCGGCACGCAGGAAGGTGACGTCGTGGACGTCTACATCGAGAACGTCTCCGGCCAGCTCGCGTTCGCGCGGACGGAGTAG
- a CDS encoding dihydroneopterin aldolase family protein: MTDDLPADGSAPRAADEPTDREVACFEAGVKFGSLYHQFAGTPLSPDSADALATAMERSIENQPHCEDVAVEMRDEELADALAEGSADYTEWTGRFSEVRMRIEYENVVVHTGMAMDEGYPLMQVESVEED; encoded by the coding sequence ATGACCGACGACCTGCCGGCCGACGGCTCGGCGCCACGGGCCGCCGACGAACCGACCGACCGCGAGGTCGCGTGCTTCGAGGCGGGCGTGAAGTTCGGGTCGCTGTACCACCAGTTCGCCGGGACGCCGCTCTCGCCGGACAGCGCCGACGCGCTGGCGACCGCGATGGAGCGGAGCATCGAGAACCAGCCACACTGCGAGGACGTGGCCGTCGAGATGCGGGACGAGGAACTGGCCGACGCCCTCGCGGAGGGGAGCGCCGACTACACGGAGTGGACCGGCCGGTTCTCCGAGGTCCGGATGCGTATCGAGTACGAGAACGTGGTCGTCCACACGGGGATGGCGATGGACGAGGGCTACCCGCTGATGCAGGTCGAGTCCGTCGAGGAGGACTGA
- a CDS encoding argininosuccinate synthase, which translates to MTHEKVALAFSGGLDTTVCVPLLEEEYGYDEVIGVTVDVGQPSEEFDEAHETAEALGLEHYVVDAQEEFADLCMDAVRANATYQGYPLGTALARPVIAKAILAVAEENDCTGIAHGCTGKGNDQLRFEAVWRDSDLEVIAPVRELGLTREWEQEYAAERDLPVEGGDGGAYSIDTNLWSRSVEGSELEEPSHVPSEDIYAWTSAPGSETQELTIEFEDGYPVALDGEELDSVTLIETLNDLAGDYGVGRTDVMEDRMLGLKVRENYEHPAATTLLNAHEALESLVLTQEERQFKNYIDQEWAEKGYQGLVDAPLVRALEGFIDETQERVTGSVTIRLEGGQARPVGRESPYAVYSAEAASFNTEDVIGGIEQNDATGVAKYHGFQQRLSNKVTEAANEGRTDWGGDDAE; encoded by the coding sequence ATGACACACGAGAAGGTCGCGCTCGCGTTCTCTGGCGGGCTCGACACCACCGTCTGCGTCCCGCTGCTGGAGGAGGAGTACGGCTACGACGAGGTCATCGGCGTCACCGTCGACGTCGGCCAGCCGAGCGAGGAGTTCGACGAGGCCCACGAGACCGCCGAGGCGCTCGGGCTCGAACACTACGTCGTCGACGCACAGGAGGAGTTCGCCGACCTCTGTATGGACGCGGTCCGCGCGAACGCCACCTACCAGGGCTACCCCCTGGGGACGGCGCTCGCGCGCCCGGTCATCGCGAAGGCCATCCTCGCGGTCGCCGAGGAGAACGACTGCACCGGCATCGCCCACGGCTGTACCGGGAAGGGGAACGACCAGCTCCGGTTCGAGGCCGTCTGGCGCGACTCCGACCTCGAGGTCATCGCGCCCGTGCGCGAACTCGGCCTGACCCGCGAGTGGGAGCAGGAGTACGCCGCCGAGCGCGACCTGCCCGTCGAGGGCGGCGACGGCGGCGCCTACTCCATCGACACGAACCTGTGGAGCCGTTCGGTCGAGGGCAGCGAACTGGAGGAGCCGAGCCACGTCCCCAGCGAGGACATCTACGCCTGGACCTCGGCACCCGGCAGCGAGACGCAGGAGCTCACCATCGAGTTCGAGGACGGCTACCCCGTCGCGCTCGACGGCGAGGAACTCGATTCCGTCACGCTCATCGAGACGCTGAACGACCTCGCCGGCGACTACGGCGTCGGCCGTACCGACGTGATGGAGGACCGCATGCTGGGCCTGAAGGTGCGCGAGAACTACGAGCACCCGGCCGCCACCACCCTCCTGAACGCCCACGAGGCCCTGGAGTCGCTCGTCCTCACGCAGGAGGAGCGCCAGTTCAAGAACTACATCGACCAGGAGTGGGCCGAGAAGGGGTACCAGGGCCTCGTCGACGCGCCGCTCGTCCGCGCGCTGGAGGGGTTCATCGACGAGACCCAGGAGCGCGTCACCGGCAGCGTCACCATCCGGCTCGAGGGTGGGCAGGCGCGCCCGGTCGGGCGCGAGAGCCCGTACGCCGTCTACTCCGCGGAGGCGGCCTCGTTCAACACCGAGGACGTCATCGGCGGCATCGAGCAGAACGACGCCACCGGCGTCGCGAAGTACCACGGCTTCCAGCAGCGCCTCTCGAACAAGGTGACCGAGGCCGCCAACGAGGGCCGCACGGACTGGGGCGGCGACGACGCCGAGTGA
- the argH gene encoding argininosuccinate lyase — MTGREHEATDAGAPPNGGTDEVATDGSGESDSAGDGDVVRRERFSGGPAREFLSSLAQDERIFAADLAVDRAHTVMLAEQGIIGDDEAGEILGALDDVEAAGHAALDGGEDVHAAIETAVIERIGPVGGKMHTARSRNDEVATCIRYRLRADLLDTVDAVLAARDVLLGTMAAERETLAPGYTHLQPAQPTTVAHWLGSYEGALARDTGRLFDAFDRTNRSPLGGAAFGGTPFDIDRERTAALLGFDGLVENSMDASSARDFLLEATSALATLATHCSGLAEDLVLFANRGFVELDDDYASTSSIMPQKKNPDTLELVRAVAGDAAGDLQAVLTSLKGLPRAYNRDLQRVHPHAFDAADAVLDAVEVTAGAVATADWNEAALAEAADEGFSTATGVADLLAMAGVPFRTAHELVARAAEAGDDRSALRADERYEAVTAAAEDVLDAPLAEYVDPEEVRRALDPVESVAMRDSRGGPAPEAMAAHHERATDARSADQEALAARREGLTEAADRLATEVDRHV, encoded by the coding sequence ATGACCGGGCGCGAGCACGAGGCCACGGACGCGGGCGCGCCCCCGAACGGGGGCACCGACGAGGTCGCCACCGACGGGAGCGGCGAAAGCGACAGCGCCGGTGACGGCGACGTCGTCCGTCGCGAGCGGTTCAGCGGCGGCCCCGCCCGCGAGTTCCTCTCCTCGCTCGCGCAGGACGAGCGCATCTTCGCGGCCGACCTCGCCGTGGACCGCGCGCACACCGTGATGCTCGCCGAGCAGGGCATCATCGGGGACGACGAGGCCGGCGAGATCCTCGGCGCGCTCGACGATGTCGAGGCGGCGGGCCACGCCGCGCTCGACGGTGGCGAGGACGTCCACGCGGCCATCGAGACGGCCGTCATCGAGCGTATCGGCCCCGTCGGCGGGAAGATGCACACCGCGCGCTCGCGCAACGACGAGGTCGCGACGTGCATCCGGTACCGCCTCCGCGCGGACCTGCTCGACACCGTCGATGCCGTGCTCGCCGCGCGTGACGTGTTGCTGGGGACGATGGCCGCGGAGCGCGAGACCCTCGCGCCCGGCTACACGCATCTCCAGCCCGCACAGCCGACGACCGTCGCGCACTGGCTGGGCTCCTACGAGGGCGCGCTGGCCCGCGATACGGGTCGGCTGTTCGACGCGTTCGACCGCACCAACCGCTCGCCGCTGGGTGGCGCCGCCTTCGGCGGCACCCCGTTCGACATCGACCGCGAGCGCACGGCGGCCCTGCTAGGGTTCGACGGCCTCGTCGAGAACAGCATGGATGCCTCGTCCGCGCGGGACTTCCTGCTGGAGGCCACGAGCGCGCTCGCGACGCTCGCGACGCACTGCTCGGGGCTGGCCGAGGACCTCGTCCTGTTCGCCAATCGCGGGTTCGTGGAACTGGACGACGACTACGCCTCCACGTCGTCGATCATGCCCCAGAAGAAGAACCCGGACACGCTGGAACTCGTCCGGGCGGTCGCGGGCGACGCGGCGGGCGACCTGCAGGCCGTGCTGACGAGTCTGAAGGGGCTCCCCCGGGCGTACAACCGCGACCTCCAACGCGTCCACCCGCACGCGTTCGACGCAGCGGACGCCGTGCTCGACGCCGTCGAGGTCACGGCGGGCGCGGTCGCCACGGCCGACTGGAACGAGGCTGCGCTGGCCGAGGCGGCCGACGAGGGCTTCTCGACGGCCACGGGCGTCGCGGACCTGCTGGCGATGGCCGGGGTGCCGTTCCGGACCGCGCACGAACTCGTGGCGCGGGCCGCGGAGGCGGGCGACGACAGGTCGGCGCTACGGGCCGACGAACGATACGAGGCCGTCACGGCGGCTGCCGAGGACGTGCTGGACGCGCCCCTCGCGGAGTACGTCGACCCCGAGGAGGTGCGCCGAGCACTGGACCCGGTCGAGAGCGTGGCGATGCGCGACTCGCGCGGCGGGCCCGCACCCGAGGCGATGGCGGCACACCACGAGCGCGCGACGGACGCCCGCTCGGCCGACCAGGAGGCGCTGGCGGCTCGCCGCGAGGGACTGACCGAGGCGGCCGACCGCCTCGCTACCGAGGTGGACCGCCATGTCTGA
- the lysW gene encoding lysine biosynthesis protein LysW produces the protein MVDCPECGADVDLHDDLEVGEIVDCATCGAELEVVGDDPVELDTAPELEEDWGE, from the coding sequence ATGGTAGACTGTCCCGAGTGCGGGGCCGACGTGGACCTGCACGACGACCTCGAGGTCGGAGAGATCGTCGACTGCGCGACCTGCGGTGCCGAGCTCGAAGTGGTCGGTGACGACCCCGTCGAGCTGGACACGGCACCCGAACTCGAGGAGGACTGGGGGGAGTAA
- the lysX gene encoding lysine biosynthesis protein LysX produces MQVGMLYSRIRRDEKLLLSELRDRDHEVTKIDVRKEHFDVHETPEAFEGLDLVLDRCLATSRSRYATDFVAHYDVPVVNDPRTAAICADKARNSLVLADAGVPTPRTTVAFTKESAMEAIEEFGYPCVLKPVVGSWGRLMAKIDSRNAAEAILEHKETLGHYEHKVFYIQEFVEKPGRDIRVLATDGEPVAAMARASDHWLTNAAKGATTEAIEVTDEMRDLVERASDAVGGGLLGVDLMETGDEFTVHEVNHTVEFKALNEVADVDVPGTVVDWLEGKADTEAAEVTT; encoded by the coding sequence ATGCAGGTCGGCATGCTGTACTCGCGCATCAGGCGCGACGAGAAGCTCCTCCTCTCGGAGCTGCGCGACCGCGACCACGAGGTCACGAAGATCGACGTCCGCAAGGAGCACTTCGACGTCCACGAGACGCCCGAGGCGTTCGAGGGGCTCGACCTCGTCCTCGACCGGTGTCTCGCGACCAGCCGGTCGCGCTACGCCACGGATTTCGTGGCCCACTACGACGTGCCCGTCGTCAACGACCCGCGGACGGCGGCCATCTGCGCCGACAAGGCCCGGAACAGCCTCGTCCTCGCCGACGCGGGCGTCCCGACGCCGCGTACGACGGTCGCGTTCACGAAGGAGTCCGCGATGGAGGCCATCGAGGAGTTCGGCTACCCCTGCGTCCTGAAGCCTGTCGTGGGCAGCTGGGGTCGACTGATGGCGAAGATCGACTCCCGGAACGCCGCCGAGGCCATCCTGGAGCACAAGGAGACGCTCGGCCACTACGAGCACAAGGTGTTCTACATCCAGGAGTTCGTCGAGAAGCCGGGCCGTGACATCCGCGTCCTGGCGACGGACGGCGAGCCGGTCGCCGCGATGGCGCGCGCCTCGGACCACTGGCTCACCAACGCCGCGAAGGGCGCCACCACCGAGGCCATCGAGGTGACCGACGAGATGCGCGACCTCGTCGAGCGCGCCTCCGACGCCGTCGGCGGCGGCCTCCTCGGCGTCGACCTCATGGAGACGGGCGACGAGTTCACCGTCCACGAGGTCAACCACACGGTCGAGTTCAAGGCGCTGAACGAGGTGGCCGACGTGGACGTGCCCGGCACGGTCGTCGACTGGCTCGAGGGGAAGGCCGACACCGAGGCCGCGGAGGTCACGACATGA
- the argC gene encoding N-acetyl-gamma-glutamyl-phosphate reductase — MTTTASVVGGTGFTGGELLRLLDGHPEFEVVQATSRSEANKTVGGIHPNLRHMDLRFSDPADLESVDTLFACTPHGVSMGQIDEFRDAAGTVVDLSADFRLPETTYYDEYYDGHERPGLLEEAEYALPELNRENLPGADLIAAGGCNATASILGLLPLFEAGILDGDEQIVIDIKVGSSEGGAGGGAASSHAERSGVVRPYAPTGHRHEAEIEAYLGTSVSFTVHAVDMIRGASATCHIFPNGPVSKGDMWQAYRGQYEDEPFVRMASGGGGVYRYPEPKAVAGSNFAEVGFEVDPTNKRLVVFSAIDNMMKGSAGQAVHAANIALGFEETAGLEHTGFHPIGAP; from the coding sequence ATGACCACCACTGCCAGCGTGGTCGGCGGCACCGGCTTCACGGGTGGCGAACTGCTGCGCCTGCTCGACGGCCACCCCGAGTTCGAGGTCGTGCAGGCGACCTCCCGCTCGGAGGCGAACAAGACCGTCGGCGGCATCCACCCGAACCTGCGTCACATGGACCTGCGGTTCTCCGACCCGGCGGACCTCGAATCCGTGGACACGCTGTTCGCGTGTACGCCCCACGGCGTCTCGATGGGCCAGATCGACGAGTTCCGCGACGCCGCCGGCACGGTCGTCGACCTCTCGGCGGACTTCCGTCTGCCCGAGACGACGTACTACGACGAGTACTACGACGGCCACGAGCGACCCGGGCTGCTCGAGGAGGCCGAGTACGCCCTGCCCGAGTTGAACCGCGAGAACCTGCCGGGCGCCGACCTCATCGCCGCCGGAGGCTGCAACGCCACCGCCAGCATCCTCGGCCTGCTCCCGCTGTTCGAGGCGGGCATCCTCGACGGCGACGAGCAGATCGTCATCGACATCAAGGTCGGCTCCAGCGAGGGGGGCGCCGGCGGCGGTGCCGCGTCGTCGCACGCCGAGCGCTCGGGCGTCGTCCGCCCGTACGCGCCGACCGGCCATCGCCACGAGGCCGAGATCGAGGCGTACCTCGGCACGAGCGTCTCGTTCACGGTCCACGCCGTCGACATGATCCGCGGCGCGAGCGCGACCTGTCACATCTTCCCGAACGGGCCCGTCTCGAAGGGCGATATGTGGCAGGCCTACCGCGGCCAGTACGAGGACGAGCCGTTCGTCCGCATGGCGTCGGGCGGCGGTGGCGTGTATCGGTATCCGGAGCCGAAGGCGGTCGCGGGCTCGAACTTCGCGGAGGTCGGCTTCGAGGTCGACCCCACGAACAAGCGCCTCGTCGTCTTCTCGGCCATCGACAACATGATGAAGGGCTCGGCGGGCCAGGCGGTCCACGCGGCGAACATCGCGCTGGGCTTCGAGGAGACCGCCGGGCTGGAGCACACGGGCTTCCACCCCATCGGCGCGCCCTGA
- a CDS encoding acetylglutamate/acetylaminoadipate kinase codes for MSDISDYDRVVVKIGGAKAVEPEGALADIADLVDEGVEMAVVHGGSTAVDDTLERMGMEPEYVETPGGVVGRFTDEETMDVFKMAMAGLVNTDLVTGLRNAGADAVGLSGVDGGLLTGSRKDAVRVVEDGKKKIRRGDHSGTIKQINADLLESLLADGYTPVASPPMLADDGVAVNTDADRASAAVAGALGATLVSLTDVEGVYRDPDDPSTRIERVETADDFAALESAAEGFMSRKVMAATEALEGGAPEVVVASANADRPVRTALEGGGTHVLQSALPEGDE; via the coding sequence ATGAGCGATATCTCCGACTACGACCGCGTCGTCGTGAAGATCGGCGGCGCGAAGGCCGTCGAGCCGGAGGGCGCGCTGGCGGACATCGCCGATCTGGTCGACGAGGGCGTCGAGATGGCCGTCGTCCACGGCGGCTCGACGGCGGTCGACGACACGTTAGAGCGGATGGGGATGGAGCCCGAGTACGTCGAGACGCCGGGCGGCGTCGTCGGTCGGTTCACCGACGAGGAGACGATGGACGTGTTCAAGATGGCGATGGCCGGGCTGGTGAACACCGACCTCGTGACGGGCCTGCGCAACGCGGGCGCAGACGCCGTCGGCCTCTCCGGGGTGGACGGTGGCCTCCTCACGGGCTCCCGGAAGGACGCGGTGCGGGTCGTCGAGGACGGGAAGAAGAAGATCCGCCGCGGCGACCACTCGGGCACCATCAAGCAGATCAACGCCGACCTGCTGGAGTCGCTGCTCGCCGATGGGTACACCCCGGTCGCCTCGCCGCCGATGCTGGCCGACGACGGGGTGGCGGTGAACACGGACGCCGACCGCGCGAGCGCGGCGGTGGCGGGCGCGCTGGGCGCGACGCTCGTCTCGCTGACCGACGTCGAGGGCGTCTACCGGGACCCCGACGACCCGTCGACCCGTATCGAGCGCGTCGAGACCGCCGACGACTTCGCGGCACTCGAGTCGGCGGCCGAGGGGTTCATGAGCCGGAAGGTGATGGCCGCGACGGAGGCGCTGGAGGGCGGCGCGCCCGAGGTCGTCGTCGCCTCCGCGAACGCCGACCGGCCGGTCCGGACGGCGCTGGAGGGTGGCGGTACGCACGTCCTGCAGTCGGCCCTGCCGGAGGGGGACGAGTGA
- a CDS encoding aspartate aminotransferase family protein — translation MTGFVFSEKPIRIERGEGVHLYDTNGTEYLDFGASYACTPVGHCHPEVVDAATSQLERLMYVQASYPNDARDALYGALADCAPGDIDRVWLCNSGTEANEAALKFARHATGRSKIVATTRGFHGRTMGALSATWKDEYREGFEPLAGGFEFVEYGDADAMAAAVDDETAAVILEPLQGEGGINPADTDYLQAVRETTADHGAAMILDEIQTGLGRTGHLWASERHDVVPDVLTTAKGLGSGLPVGATLVKEWVAEDCGNHGSTFSGGPVVSAAAGATLDVLQREDLPAHAGEMGDYLMGEVRDLLGDEVRDVRGHGLMIGVEVKRGANRLLRDLAIEHGILALPAGRTVLRLLPPLTIEREHADEVVDALEAVIA, via the coding sequence ATGACCGGATTCGTCTTCTCCGAGAAGCCCATCCGCATCGAACGCGGTGAGGGCGTCCACCTCTACGACACGAACGGGACCGAGTACCTCGATTTCGGCGCCAGCTACGCCTGTACGCCGGTCGGCCACTGCCACCCCGAGGTGGTCGACGCGGCGACGAGCCAGCTGGAGCGGCTCATGTACGTCCAGGCCTCCTACCCGAACGACGCCCGCGACGCGCTGTACGGCGCACTCGCGGACTGTGCGCCCGGGGACATCGACCGGGTATGGCTCTGTAACTCCGGGACGGAGGCCAACGAGGCCGCGCTGAAGTTCGCCCGGCACGCCACCGGCCGCTCGAAGATCGTCGCCACGACGCGGGGCTTCCACGGCCGCACGATGGGGGCGCTCTCGGCGACCTGGAAGGACGAGTACCGGGAGGGCTTCGAGCCGCTGGCCGGCGGCTTCGAGTTCGTCGAGTACGGCGACGCCGACGCGATGGCCGCGGCGGTCGACGACGAGACTGCGGCGGTCATCCTCGAACCGCTCCAGGGCGAGGGCGGCATCAACCCCGCCGACACCGACTACCTGCAGGCCGTCCGCGAGACGACCGCCGACCACGGGGCCGCGATGATACTGGACGAGATCCAGACGGGACTCGGCCGCACGGGCCACCTGTGGGCCAGCGAGCGCCACGATGTCGTTCCGGACGTCCTGACGACGGCGAAGGGGCTCGGCAGCGGCCTCCCGGTCGGCGCGACCCTGGTGAAGGAGTGGGTGGCCGAGGACTGCGGCAACCACGGCTCGACGTTCTCCGGTGGCCCGGTCGTCTCGGCCGCCGCCGGCGCCACGCTGGACGTGCTCCAGCGCGAGGATCTCCCCGCACACGCCGGAGAGATGGGTGACTACCTGATGGGCGAGGTTCGGGACCTGCTCGGCGACGAGGTCCGCGACGTGCGCGGCCACGGGCTGATGATCGGTGTCGAGGTGAAGCGGGGGGCCAACCGCCTGCTGCGCGACCTCGCCATCGAGCACGGGATCCTCGCACTGCCCGCGGGCCGGACAGTCCTGCGCCTGCTCCCGCCGCTCACCATCGAGCGCGAGCACGCCGACGAGGTCGTCGACGCGCTGGAGGCGGTCATCGCGTGA